One part of the Athene noctua chromosome Z, bAthNoc1.hap1.1, whole genome shotgun sequence genome encodes these proteins:
- the PELO gene encoding protein pelota homolog: MKLVRKDLEKDNAGQVTLIPEEPEDMWHTYNLLQVGDSLRASTIRKVQTESATGSVGSNRIRTTLTLCVEAIDFDSQACQLRVKGTNIQENEYVKMGAYHTIELEPNRQFTLAKKQWDSVVLERIEQACDPAWSADVAAVVMQEGLAHICLVTPSMTLTRAKVEVNIPRKRKGNCSQHDRALERFYEQVVQAIQRHINFEVVKCVLVASPGFVREQFCDYMFQQAVKTDNKLLLENRSKFLQVHSSSGHKYALKEALCDPAVTSRLSDTKAAGEVKALDDFYKMLQHEPDRAFYGLKHVEKANEAMAIDTLLISDELFRHQDVATRARYVKLVDSVRENMGTVRIFSSLHVSGEQLGQLTGVAAILRFPVAELSDQEDESSSEED; the protein is encoded by the exons ATGAAGCTGGTGAGGAAGGACCTGGAGAAGGATAATGCAGGACAGGTGACCCTGATCCCCGAGGAGCCCGAGGACATGTGGCACACCTACAACCTGCTGCAGGTGGGTGACAGCCTGCGGGCCTCCACCATCCGGAAGGTGCAAACCGAGTCGGCCACGGGCAGCGTGGGCAGCAACCGTATCCGCACCACCCTCACCCTCTGCGTGGAGGCCATTGACTTTGACTCACAGGCTTGCCAGCTGCGGGTGAAGGGCACTAACATCCAAGAGAATGAGTATGTCAAGATGGGGGCCTACCACACCATCGAGCTGGAGCCCAACCGGCAGTTCACACTGGCAAAGAAGCAGTGGGACAGCGTGGTGCTGGAGCGCATTGAGCAGGCTTGCGACCCAGCCTGGAGTGCCGATGTGGCAGCTGTGGTCATGCAGGAAGGGTTGGCTCACATCTGCCTGGTCACTCCAAGCATGACGCTTACCCGTGCCAAGGTGGAGGTGAACATTCCCCGCAAGCGGAAAGGGAACTGCAGTCAGCACGACCGGGCCCTGGAGAGGTTTTACGAGCAGGTGGTGCAAGCCATCCAGCGGCATATCAACTTTGAGGTGGTGAAGTGTGTACTGGTGGCCAGCCCAGGCTTCGTACGGGAGCAGTTTTGTGACTACATGTTCCAGCAGGCTGTCAAGACTGACAACAAGCTTCTGTTGGAGAACAGGTCCAAATTCCTACAG GTCCACTCTTCTTCGGGACATAAATACGCGTTGAAGGAAGCCCTCTGCGACCCAGCTGTAACTAGTCGTCTCTCTGACACTAAGGCAGCTGGTGAGGTCAAAGCCTTAGATGACTTCTATAAAATGCTGCAGCATGAGCCTGACCGGGCTTTTTATGGTCTAAAACATGTGGAGAAGGCCAATGAAGCCATGGCCATCGATACCTTGCTGATCAGTGATGAGCTCTTCCGACACCAGGATGTGGCTACCCGTGCCCGATATGTTAAATTGGTAGATAGTGTGCGGGAGAACATGGGCACAGTACGCATTTTCTCCAGCCTTCATGTGTCTGGGGAGCAGCTTGGCCAGCTGACAGGGGTGGCAGCCATCCTGCGCTTTCCTGTTGCTGAGCTCTCTGACCAGGAAGATGAATCTAGCTCTGAAGAGGATTGA